In Nocardia sp. NBC_00403, one DNA window encodes the following:
- a CDS encoding serine/threonine-protein kinase — protein MEAFATAWKSAATQSPQRPPEIADYLPDAHTLRQEALIELIRVDLRHRWVRQAGSAAPRKRLADYCAEFPELEPDDIPAGLVYEEFVIRRHSGERVDPRECLREFPAQAAELRALLNADEIDQSTRRAVVEDPTVTALAATKTAQVNQTTQSPRNTEVTRATSDLTGTAAATPTTVGTGPGHYDALDRIEVGQRIDDFDLLTGLGTGAFARVFLARQRSLQRLVAVKISADHGTEPQTLAQLDHDYIVRVFDQRLLGSEDMRDSGGRRLRLLYMQFLPGGTLLSVLRWIRATPPAERTGRLLLDAVDAAMEEKGEIRPTDSSVRAEIAALSWPETVAWLGRRLAEALEYASSHGVLHRDVKPANVLLTAEAVPKLADFNISFSRNVADTSPVAYFGGSLAYMSPEQLEACHPGSERTAADLDTRSDIYSLGVVLWELLTGAKPFDDTTAGANEYGDDTTLEAMLERRTSGVDTAALARLPANCPAALRRVLLTCLEPDRSRRWSSGAVLAKQFDLCMDARARDLVDPPSGSWRLKLRSWRLLIVALAIGIPNVLASIYNILHNQHLIVSRMSADAEETFLVITGVVNVVLFPLGATLILYLSRLVLTVPYGLRRGRRYDADTLRRARADSLLFADRAVVIVFSLWVFAGITFPIALKLSTGEIAMSAVVHFLTSIVVCGAIAVAYPFFLVAFYMVRCIYPVFLRHGEISTDDAVWLRGLDRRANGYLAVAASVPLLAVAGVTFLPPADIPAVILAVRVLCAGGIVAFIGSYLLFRALEDDLRALERVVAPSDAIGREPAAPAGAETKA, from the coding sequence GTGGAAGCGTTCGCCACAGCGTGGAAATCGGCTGCCACGCAATCGCCACAGCGACCGCCCGAGATCGCCGATTACCTACCCGATGCGCACACACTGCGGCAGGAGGCGCTGATCGAATTGATCCGCGTCGACCTGCGTCACCGGTGGGTGCGGCAGGCCGGGTCCGCAGCACCGCGCAAACGCTTGGCCGATTACTGTGCGGAATTTCCCGAACTCGAACCCGACGACATCCCAGCCGGCTTGGTGTACGAGGAGTTCGTCATCCGCAGGCACAGCGGCGAGCGCGTGGATCCGCGGGAATGCCTGCGTGAATTCCCGGCGCAGGCGGCCGAGCTGCGGGCATTACTCAATGCCGACGAGATAGATCAGAGCACGCGGCGGGCGGTGGTGGAAGACCCGACCGTGACCGCGCTTGCCGCGACCAAAACCGCGCAGGTGAACCAAACCACCCAGTCTCCTCGTAATACGGAGGTGACCCGCGCAACTTCCGACCTGACCGGGACGGCGGCCGCGACCCCGACCACGGTCGGGACCGGCCCCGGGCACTACGACGCGCTCGACCGGATCGAAGTCGGTCAGCGGATCGATGATTTCGATCTGCTGACCGGTCTGGGCACCGGCGCGTTCGCACGGGTCTTCCTGGCTCGGCAGCGCTCATTGCAGCGGCTGGTCGCGGTGAAGATCTCCGCCGACCACGGCACCGAGCCGCAGACGCTTGCCCAGCTCGACCACGACTACATCGTGCGCGTCTTCGATCAGCGCCTGCTCGGCTCCGAGGACATGCGCGACAGCGGCGGGCGGCGGCTGCGTTTGCTCTACATGCAGTTCTTGCCGGGCGGCACGCTGCTCAGCGTGCTGCGCTGGATCCGCGCCACACCGCCCGCCGAACGCACCGGACGGCTGCTGCTGGACGCGGTCGACGCGGCCATGGAGGAGAAGGGCGAGATCCGCCCGACCGATTCCAGTGTGCGCGCGGAAATCGCCGCGCTCAGTTGGCCGGAAACCGTGGCGTGGCTGGGACGCAGACTGGCGGAAGCACTCGAATACGCCTCCTCACACGGCGTCCTGCACCGCGATGTGAAGCCCGCCAATGTGCTGCTCACCGCGGAGGCGGTACCGAAGCTGGCCGACTTCAACATCAGCTTCAGCCGCAACGTGGCCGACACCAGCCCGGTCGCCTACTTCGGTGGATCGCTGGCCTACATGTCACCCGAGCAGCTGGAAGCCTGCCACCCCGGCAGCGAACGCACGGCAGCCGATCTGGACACCCGCTCCGACATCTATTCGCTGGGCGTGGTGCTGTGGGAATTGCTGACCGGCGCAAAACCGTTCGATGACACCACCGCGGGCGCGAATGAATACGGCGACGACACCACACTCGAGGCGATGCTGGAGCGGCGCACGTCGGGTGTGGATACCGCCGCACTGGCCCGGCTGCCCGCCAACTGCCCCGCAGCACTGCGCCGGGTGCTGCTGACCTGTCTGGAACCCGACCGCTCCCGGCGCTGGTCGAGTGGTGCGGTGCTGGCCAAGCAGTTCGACCTGTGCATGGACGCACGCGCGCGGGACCTGGTCGACCCACCGAGCGGCAGCTGGCGGCTGAAGCTGCGCTCGTGGCGATTGCTGATCGTCGCGCTGGCCATCGGGATACCGAATGTGCTCGCCTCGATCTACAACATCCTGCACAACCAACACTTGATCGTCAGCAGAATGAGTGCGGACGCCGAGGAAACCTTCCTGGTCATCACCGGTGTGGTGAATGTGGTGCTGTTCCCACTCGGCGCGACGTTGATTCTTTATTTGTCACGCCTGGTGCTGACGGTTCCATACGGGCTGCGCAGAGGCAGGAGATACGACGCGGACACACTTCGACGAGCTAGAGCCGACTCACTGCTGTTCGCCGATCGAGCTGTGGTCATCGTGTTCTCGCTGTGGGTGTTCGCGGGCATCACCTTCCCGATCGCATTGAAATTGTCCACCGGCGAGATCGCGATGAGCGCGGTAGTGCATTTCCTCACCTCGATCGTGGTGTGCGGCGCGATCGCCGTGGCCTATCCGTTCTTCCTGGTGGCCTTCTACATGGTCCGCTGCATATATCCGGTGTTCCTGCGGCACGGCGAAATCAGCACCGACGACGCGGTGTGGCTGCGCGGCCTCGACCGCCGCGCCAATGGCTATCTCGCGGTCGCCGCGTCGGTGCCGCTGCTCGCGGTGGCGGGCGTGACGTTCCTGCCGCCGGCCGATATTCCGGCGGTGATCCTCGCGGTCCGAGTGCTGTGTGCGGGCGGCATCGTCGCGTTCATCGGCTCCTACCTGCTTTTCCGCGCCTTGGAGGACGACTTGCGCGCGCTGGAGCGGGTGGTCGCGCCGAGTGATGCGATCGGACGGGAGCCCGCCGCTCCCGCCGGGGCGGAGACCAAGGCGTGA
- a CDS encoding cyclase family protein gives MNAPFGRLVSLSHVHDPATTPLFPGDPEFRTDIAATVANDGYYLRYIQQGEHTGTHWGAPIHFHADGLAADELDLEDLLLPAVKIDVRDECERDRGYAITVADIKEWENRHGRIADGSAVIAWTGWDAKWGTPEFLGTTETGDQQPGFAVETMEWLLRTGRLGHRGALGIDTFGPDLGSDDTYAVSKLLYREHRISLECLANLAALPVTGAWVLVGGALYRGGSGSPATIFALITDRSVETSIPGAFRRAPE, from the coding sequence ATGAATGCTCCGTTCGGACGTCTGGTCAGTCTGTCGCATGTGCACGATCCGGCGACGACACCGCTGTTTCCCGGCGACCCGGAATTTCGCACGGATATCGCGGCGACAGTGGCGAACGACGGCTACTACCTGCGCTACATCCAGCAGGGCGAGCACACCGGAACCCATTGGGGCGCACCGATTCATTTCCACGCCGACGGCCTGGCCGCCGACGAGCTCGACCTCGAAGACTTGCTGCTGCCTGCGGTGAAGATCGATGTGCGGGATGAGTGCGAACGCGACCGCGGCTACGCGATCACCGTTGCCGACATCAAGGAATGGGAAAACAGGCACGGTCGCATCGCCGACGGGTCCGCGGTGATCGCCTGGACCGGCTGGGATGCGAAATGGGGCACTCCGGAGTTCCTCGGCACCACCGAAACCGGGGATCAGCAGCCGGGTTTCGCGGTCGAGACCATGGAATGGCTGTTGCGCACCGGCCGTCTCGGCCACCGCGGCGCGCTCGGTATCGACACCTTCGGACCGGATCTCGGCAGCGACGACACCTATGCGGTGTCGAAATTGCTGTATCGGGAGCACCGAATCAGCTTGGAATGCCTCGCCAATCTCGCCGCGCTGCCCGTCACCGGCGCCTGGGTGCTCGTCGGCGGTGCGCTGTATCGAGGCGGGTCGGGTTCGCCCGCAACGATATTCGCGCTCATCACCGATAGATCGGTGGAAACGTCGATACCGGGCGCATTCCGGCGGGCGCCGGAATGA
- a CDS encoding LysR family transcriptional regulator, which yields MDPHLRDLRYFVAVAEELHFTNAAQRLHIAQPTLSRQIRQLERQLDVVLFDRNQRSVALTVAGKELLEGARKILELWEVTNVSLQEAGEVLRVGIQSALGRGLINDLESASGHRLALHAASWTDPSSGLAGRQADLSLVWLPLPDPNRYRWQVLRTEPRWVLLPENHPLADQESIEFADLLDEPFIALPTEAGAVRDFWLGNDARNGRQPKIGAEAATAEDKLEAVSLGLGVCLLAENNVPMYRWPGLTARPVTGLAPCELAVAWRADDSRPTILEFAGRAADGGFSAQAPQASVA from the coding sequence ATGGACCCGCATTTGCGCGACCTGCGGTATTTCGTCGCTGTCGCTGAGGAACTGCATTTCACCAACGCCGCACAGCGGCTGCACATCGCTCAACCCACCCTGTCGCGTCAGATTCGTCAGCTGGAACGCCAGCTCGACGTGGTCCTGTTCGACCGCAACCAGCGCAGTGTCGCGCTGACCGTCGCGGGCAAGGAACTGCTCGAAGGTGCCCGCAAGATCCTGGAACTCTGGGAGGTCACCAACGTCTCGCTCCAGGAAGCGGGCGAGGTGCTGCGTGTCGGCATCCAATCCGCGCTCGGCCGCGGTCTGATCAACGATCTGGAAAGCGCGAGCGGTCATCGACTCGCCCTGCACGCGGCGTCCTGGACCGACCCGTCCAGCGGCCTCGCCGGACGGCAGGCCGACCTTTCGCTGGTATGGCTGCCGCTGCCCGACCCGAACCGCTACCGCTGGCAGGTGCTGCGCACCGAGCCGCGCTGGGTACTACTGCCGGAGAACCATCCGCTCGCCGATCAGGAGAGCATCGAGTTCGCCGATCTGCTCGACGAGCCGTTCATTGCATTGCCCACCGAGGCCGGTGCGGTGCGCGACTTCTGGCTCGGCAACGACGCCCGCAACGGACGTCAGCCGAAGATCGGCGCGGAAGCCGCGACTGCCGAGGACAAGCTGGAGGCCGTGAGTCTCGGCCTCGGCGTCTGCCTGCTCGCCGAGAACAATGTCCCGATGTACCGGTGGCCCGGTCTGACCGCGCGCCCAGTGACCGGGCTCGCGCCATGCGAACTGGCCGTGGCATGGCGGGCCGACGACAGTCGCCCCACCATCCTCGAGTTCGCAGGCCGCGCCGCCGACGGCGGCTTCTCCGCGCAGGCACCACAGGCGTCGGTCGCCTGA
- a CDS encoding SDR family oxidoreductase, which produces MRGKVVVITGGARGIGLATATALQTLGAKIAIGDIDETTVKESGAARDFEFYGKLDVTDSTSFESFLDAVERTVGPIDVLINNAGIMPTGKLVDEPDQITRRILDINVYGVILGSKLGLARMLPRKRGHVINIASLAGETHIPGLATYNASKHAVLGFTDTLREEYRGSGVEFSSVLPTLTNTELGSGVSGPKLLRSAEPEEIADAIVGLIAAPKSKVRVTAMAGFISQLVNLLPESVADGLARALGSGDAFLGAVDADKRKAYENRARSV; this is translated from the coding sequence ATCCGGGGGAAGGTCGTCGTCATCACCGGTGGTGCACGGGGCATCGGGCTGGCCACCGCGACCGCGCTGCAGACGCTCGGCGCGAAGATCGCGATCGGCGATATCGACGAGACCACCGTCAAGGAGTCCGGGGCCGCACGCGACTTCGAGTTCTACGGCAAGCTCGACGTCACCGACTCCACCTCGTTCGAGAGCTTCCTCGATGCGGTGGAACGCACTGTCGGCCCCATCGACGTGCTGATCAACAATGCGGGCATCATGCCAACCGGCAAGTTGGTCGACGAGCCGGATCAGATCACCCGGCGCATCCTCGATATCAATGTCTACGGCGTAATTCTGGGCTCCAAGCTCGGCCTTGCGCGGATGCTGCCGCGCAAGCGCGGGCACGTCATCAATATCGCGTCGCTGGCGGGCGAGACCCACATCCCGGGTCTGGCCACCTACAACGCGAGCAAGCACGCGGTGCTCGGGTTCACCGACACACTGCGCGAGGAGTATCGGGGGTCGGGCGTCGAGTTCTCCTCGGTGTTGCCGACGCTGACCAATACCGAACTCGGTTCCGGGGTGAGCGGCCCGAAGTTGCTGCGTTCGGCGGAGCCCGAGGAGATCGCCGATGCCATCGTCGGGTTGATCGCCGCACCGAAGTCGAAGGTCAGGGTGACGGCGATGGCCGGGTTCATCTCGCAGTTGGTGAACCTGCTTCCGGAATCCGTTGCCGATGGCCTGGCACGGGCGCTCGGTTCCGGCGACGCGTTCCTCGGCGCCGTGGATGCCGACAAGCGCAAGGCTTACGAGAACCGAGCGCGCAGCGTCTGA
- a CDS encoding serine/threonine-protein kinase, with protein MIEPGLDHVARFDADWQRCLRDGRPDPPLLTDYVPDGAQVRLAVLTDLVRIDLRQRWIRPGRGKRIKEYCKEFPEIEHSPILADLVYEEFLIRRRHAPVEAADFLAEYPDLATEVRERLAAVGADADADGEDAENHSAPAELDSAQAAALVADLAPGQRVDDFDLRTDLGTGALGRVFLATQRSMQRLVAVRFSAGASVAPRTMAQLDHPHIVRVFDQRMPVDSAALRLVYMQYLPGGTAFDLLAERRRGPESAGGALLLRAVDAAMEAKGEIRQTDSSVRAEIAELSWPETVAWIGRRLADALDYADRNGVAHRAIKPSNVLFTAEGIPKLADFALPDTTRPIAQDDSPAYRSPEELAAALDPAAPEPDTRSDIFSLGVLLWEMLTGSLPFDDDGDTAATQPHHALDHRKRGVRSAALERIPANCPAALRRILLTCLEPEPEQRWPNGATLAQQLDLCLDARARDLVDPPERSWRRRLRPWRILLVSLAIAVPNALASVYNVEHNAKTMHYRQTEVAQHQFEIFTAVVNVVSFSVGTAVLVYLCRYLISVPHGLRTGVRYSPEVLHRTRTDAVLLGDRAVLVIISMWLLSGISFPVALHQTADGVAAADYAHFVALHVVSGAIALTYPFFLVNFYGIRCIYPMFLSHGEIHERDAARLHGLRRRAGFYLSLAASIPLLAVAGATLLAPSELDKIIVNVRVLCIGSIIAFIAVYILFRALENDLRALERVTAPHLHKNADAASAP; from the coding sequence GTGATCGAACCCGGCCTCGATCATGTCGCCAGGTTCGACGCCGATTGGCAACGCTGCCTGCGCGATGGCAGGCCCGACCCACCGTTGCTCACAGATTATGTGCCCGATGGCGCACAGGTGCGGCTAGCCGTGCTCACCGACCTGGTGCGCATCGATCTACGGCAGCGTTGGATCCGGCCCGGTCGCGGCAAGCGAATCAAGGAGTACTGCAAGGAATTTCCCGAGATCGAGCACAGTCCGATATTGGCCGATCTGGTGTACGAGGAGTTCCTGATTCGGCGCAGGCACGCCCCCGTCGAGGCGGCGGATTTCCTCGCCGAATATCCGGATCTGGCCACCGAGGTGCGCGAGCGTCTCGCCGCGGTCGGCGCCGACGCCGACGCCGACGGCGAGGATGCCGAAAACCACAGTGCCCCTGCCGAACTCGATAGCGCACAGGCCGCCGCGCTCGTCGCCGATCTGGCGCCGGGACAGCGCGTGGACGACTTCGATCTGCGCACCGATCTCGGGACAGGCGCACTCGGCCGCGTCTTCCTCGCCACGCAGCGTTCCATGCAGCGCCTTGTCGCCGTGCGTTTTTCCGCGGGTGCCAGCGTCGCGCCGCGCACTATGGCGCAGCTGGACCATCCGCACATCGTCCGGGTCTTCGATCAGCGCATGCCCGTCGACTCGGCGGCACTGCGACTGGTGTACATGCAGTATCTGCCCGGCGGCACCGCGTTCGACCTGCTCGCCGAGCGGCGGCGCGGCCCGGAGTCAGCGGGCGGCGCGCTGCTGTTGCGGGCGGTGGACGCGGCCATGGAGGCGAAAGGCGAGATCCGGCAGACGGATTCGAGTGTGCGCGCCGAGATCGCCGAGCTCAGCTGGCCGGAGACGGTCGCATGGATCGGTCGGCGACTGGCGGACGCGCTCGATTACGCCGACCGCAACGGGGTGGCACACCGCGCGATCAAACCGTCGAATGTGCTGTTCACGGCCGAGGGCATCCCGAAGCTCGCCGATTTCGCATTACCCGACACGACCAGGCCCATCGCACAAGACGATTCGCCTGCCTACCGCTCGCCCGAGGAGCTGGCAGCGGCCCTCGATCCGGCCGCGCCCGAACCGGATACGCGCAGCGACATCTTTTCCCTCGGGGTACTGCTGTGGGAAATGCTCACCGGCAGTCTCCCGTTCGACGACGACGGCGACACCGCGGCAACCCAGCCGCACCACGCGCTCGACCATCGCAAACGCGGCGTGCGAAGCGCTGCGCTGGAGCGCATTCCGGCGAATTGCCCGGCCGCATTGCGCCGGATTTTGCTTACCTGCCTGGAGCCGGAACCCGAACAGCGCTGGCCGAACGGCGCGACGCTGGCGCAGCAGCTGGATCTTTGCCTGGATGCACGCGCGCGCGACCTCGTCGACCCGCCCGAACGCAGCTGGCGACGGCGCCTGCGGCCGTGGCGGATCCTGCTGGTTTCGCTCGCGATCGCGGTACCGAATGCCCTCGCCTCGGTGTACAACGTCGAGCACAACGCCAAGACGATGCACTATCGCCAAACCGAGGTGGCCCAGCACCAATTCGAGATCTTCACCGCTGTGGTGAATGTGGTGTCCTTCTCCGTCGGCACCGCAGTGCTCGTTTACCTGTGCAGATACCTGATTTCGGTGCCGCACGGACTGCGCACCGGGGTCCGCTACAGCCCGGAGGTGCTGCACCGTACCCGCACGGATGCGGTGCTGCTCGGCGACCGCGCGGTCCTGGTCATCATCTCGATGTGGCTGCTGTCGGGGATCTCGTTCCCGGTCGCCCTGCACCAGACCGCCGACGGCGTCGCAGCGGCCGACTACGCCCATTTCGTGGCTTTACATGTGGTGAGCGGCGCCATCGCACTGACCTATCCGTTCTTTCTGGTGAACTTCTACGGGATCCGGTGCATTTACCCGATGTTCCTGAGTCACGGCGAGATCCATGAGCGGGACGCGGCGCGGTTGCACGGGCTGCGACGCCGAGCCGGGTTCTATCTGAGCCTCGCGGCGTCGATTCCACTGCTCGCCGTCGCGGGCGCGACCCTGCTCGCACCGTCGGAACTCGACAAGATCATCGTCAATGTGCGGGTGCTGTGCATCGGCAGCATCATCGCCTTTATCGCGGTGTATATCCTGTTCCGAGCACTGGAGAACGATCTACGCGCGCTGGAACGAGTGACCGCGCCACATCTGCACAAGAACGCGGACGCCGCGTCCGCGCCGTGA
- a CDS encoding amidase encodes MHNEATAVADGTAVAQAAPQTVAAQRIPAGVNQAAGPNSPIDPGAPRGPAVAIAAGVRDGSTSPTEVLDAVLERLAADTRKLNAFTVVRSAKAKAEALALEQRSDLDVLPLAGVPIAIKHNLEVEGETNLCGSAATDTHPAAADHPVVRRLRAAGAVIVGLTAVPELGLWAMTDGEGRTTRNPWNAARSAGGSSGGSAAAVAAGLVPVAHGNDGLGSLRIPAACCGVFGIKPGRHTVPAEVGVDSWGGMVENGVLATTVGDAALALSVLAARPDLAEVEPPGRLRIGLAVAPPSRFFRVDRHWTAAARAAGSAAAAAGHQVEPATLPYGETISSVLLRWLAVGTRDAATLAHPDRLQPRTRRHLALGRLVQRLGLVRPGQVDRVEARLLEFFERYDVVITPTLAGAPPKARAWHTRGWLANVVASSRFSPFTPLWNMVGWPAASVPMGMHPRSGTPVAAQLAGPPGSESTLLRLSAQLEALHPWERTAP; translated from the coding sequence ATGCACAATGAGGCCACAGCGGTGGCGGACGGTACGGCCGTAGCGCAAGCAGCTCCGCAGACAGTAGCCGCCCAGCGGATCCCCGCGGGCGTGAACCAGGCAGCAGGTCCGAATTCTCCGATTGATCCCGGCGCGCCGCGCGGACCCGCCGTGGCGATCGCCGCCGGCGTGCGGGACGGTTCGACCAGCCCGACCGAGGTGCTCGATGCGGTGCTGGAGCGCCTCGCTGCCGACACCCGGAAGCTGAACGCGTTCACCGTCGTTCGCTCGGCCAAGGCGAAGGCCGAGGCGCTCGCGCTGGAACAGCGCTCCGATCTGGATGTGCTCCCACTTGCGGGCGTGCCGATCGCGATCAAACACAACCTCGAGGTCGAGGGCGAGACGAACCTGTGCGGTTCGGCCGCCACCGATACGCATCCGGCGGCCGCCGACCATCCCGTGGTGCGCAGACTGCGCGCCGCGGGTGCGGTGATCGTCGGATTAACCGCGGTTCCCGAGCTGGGTCTGTGGGCGATGACCGACGGCGAGGGCCGCACCACCCGCAACCCGTGGAACGCCGCACGCAGCGCCGGCGGCTCGTCCGGCGGATCGGCGGCGGCGGTCGCGGCCGGGCTGGTTCCGGTGGCGCACGGCAACGACGGACTCGGTTCGCTGCGTATCCCCGCGGCGTGCTGCGGGGTGTTCGGGATAAAGCCGGGCCGTCACACCGTGCCCGCGGAGGTCGGCGTCGACTCGTGGGGGGGCATGGTCGAAAACGGTGTGCTCGCAACAACCGTCGGAGATGCGGCGCTCGCGCTATCGGTGCTGGCGGCCAGGCCGGACCTAGCCGAGGTCGAGCCACCCGGCCGACTACGCATCGGGCTAGCCGTCGCGCCACCGTCCCGCTTCTTCCGGGTCGATCGGCACTGGACCGCGGCAGCCCGCGCCGCAGGATCGGCTGCCGCCGCGGCGGGACACCAGGTGGAACCGGCGACGCTGCCCTATGGCGAAACGATCAGTTCGGTCCTGTTGCGCTGGCTCGCCGTCGGCACACGGGACGCCGCGACGCTGGCCCATCCGGACCGGCTGCAACCGCGCACCCGCCGCCACCTCGCGCTCGGCAGGCTGGTGCAGCGACTTGGTTTGGTCCGCCCCGGTCAGGTCGACCGGGTAGAGGCACGACTCCTGGAATTCTTCGAGCGCTACGACGTCGTGATCACGCCGACGCTCGCCGGGGCGCCACCGAAAGCCCGAGCCTGGCACACCAGGGGCTGGCTGGCCAATGTTGTCGCCAGCTCCCGATTCTCACCATTCACCCCACTGTGGAACATGGTCGGCTGGCCTGCCGCGTCGGTGCCGATGGGGATGCATCCCCGCTCGGGCACGCCGGTAGCCGCGCAGCTTGCGGGACCGCCCGGCAGTGAATCGACCCTGCTGCGGTTGTCCGCACAACTGGAAGCGCTGCACCCCTGGGAGCGCACCGCGCCGTGA
- a CDS encoding aldehyde dehydrogenase family protein yields MTNTESATGAAKKAPARKTPAKKVEPAVEPAVIEVRNPGTGEVVGTVPDQNKDAVAAKVRELRLYQPEWEAIGPDGRKQWLLKLQDWLLDNTEHLADVLQSETSKPRVDALIDPAFSVDLTGYYARRAAKFLADEHPSPHSPLGRVKKLTTVYKPYPVVGVITPWNFPLAMPVIDVIPALAAGAAVLLKPSEVTPLSALELARGWAEIGAPPVFAVVTGTGATGAAVVDNADYIQFTGSTATGRKIAAACVERLIPYSLELGGKDPAIVLADADLDRAAHGIAFGGMFNAGQVCISVERVYVEAPVYDTFVAKLTAAVQDLRQGLDGREPQHDVGALANENQVRIVQRHVDEAVAAGAKVLTGGKRTGVGTFFEPTVLVDVDHTMSCINEETFGPTLPVMKVADEAEAVRLANDSVYGLSASVWTGDKDRGERVARRLNAGAVNINDVFSNLFNFALPMGGWGQSGVGARWGGANGVRKYCRQQAITKPILPTPQKELLWFPYQMPKLLFAVGAMRAAGARGLRRIDIPALLKLKGDTK; encoded by the coding sequence GTGACCAACACCGAATCCGCGACCGGCGCGGCCAAGAAGGCCCCGGCACGCAAGACGCCCGCGAAGAAGGTCGAGCCTGCGGTCGAGCCGGCCGTCATCGAGGTGCGCAATCCCGGTACCGGCGAGGTCGTCGGCACCGTACCCGACCAGAACAAGGACGCGGTCGCAGCCAAGGTGCGCGAACTTCGGCTCTATCAGCCGGAATGGGAGGCCATCGGCCCCGACGGCCGCAAACAATGGCTGCTGAAGCTGCAGGACTGGCTGCTCGACAACACCGAACACCTCGCCGATGTGTTGCAGTCGGAGACGAGCAAGCCGCGCGTGGACGCCCTCATCGATCCCGCGTTCTCGGTAGATCTGACCGGCTATTACGCGCGCCGCGCCGCGAAGTTCCTCGCCGACGAACACCCCTCGCCGCACAGCCCGCTGGGCCGGGTCAAGAAGCTCACCACGGTGTACAAGCCCTACCCGGTCGTCGGCGTCATAACGCCGTGGAACTTCCCGCTGGCCATGCCGGTGATCGACGTGATTCCGGCGCTGGCGGCCGGTGCCGCCGTGCTCCTCAAGCCGTCCGAGGTGACCCCGCTTTCCGCACTCGAACTGGCCCGCGGCTGGGCCGAGATCGGTGCGCCGCCGGTGTTCGCCGTGGTCACCGGGACTGGCGCGACCGGCGCCGCGGTGGTCGATAACGCCGACTACATCCAGTTCACCGGCTCGACCGCCACCGGCCGCAAGATCGCCGCGGCCTGTGTCGAGCGGCTGATCCCCTACAGCCTGGAACTGGGCGGCAAGGATCCGGCCATCGTGCTTGCCGACGCCGACCTGGATCGGGCCGCGCACGGCATCGCCTTCGGCGGCATGTTCAATGCCGGCCAGGTGTGCATCTCGGTGGAGCGGGTGTATGTGGAAGCGCCGGTCTACGACACCTTCGTCGCCAAGCTGACCGCCGCGGTGCAGGACCTGCGCCAGGGCCTCGACGGCCGCGAGCCCCAGCATGATGTCGGCGCGCTCGCCAACGAGAACCAGGTGCGGATCGTGCAGCGCCATGTCGACGAGGCCGTCGCGGCCGGCGCCAAGGTGCTGACCGGCGGCAAGCGCACCGGCGTCGGAACCTTCTTCGAGCCGACCGTGCTCGTCGATGTCGACCACACCATGTCGTGCATCAACGAGGAGACCTTCGGTCCGACGCTGCCGGTGATGAAGGTCGCCGACGAGGCCGAGGCGGTTCGGCTCGCCAACGACTCGGTCTACGGCTTGTCCGCCTCGGTATGGACCGGCGACAAGGATCGCGGCGAACGCGTTGCACGCCGGCTGAATGCGGGTGCGGTCAATATCAACGATGTCTTCTCCAACCTGTTCAACTTCGCCCTGCCGATGGGCGGCTGGGGGCAGTCCGGTGTCGGGGCACGCTGGGGCGGTGCGAACGGCGTCCGCAAGTACTGCCGCCAGCAGGCGATCACCAAGCCGATCCTGCCGACCCCGCAGAAGGAGTTGCTCTGGTTCCCGTACCAGATGCCCAAGCTGCTGTTCGCGGTCGGCGCGATGCGCGCCGCGGGCGCCCGCGGCCTGCGCCGCATCGACATTCCGGCCCTGCTGAAGCTCAAGGGAGACACCAAGTGA